The Camelus bactrianus isolate YW-2024 breed Bactrian camel chromosome 13, ASM4877302v1, whole genome shotgun sequence nucleotide sequence CAGATCCCCAAACAGCTGGTGCAGTGGCACATCTCCACGCCTTCACCCCTGCTGCTCCTCTCGAGGATGCCCTTTCTACGTCCTCCAGTCTGCCTGCAGAATTCCTGCTCATCTCACAGGAGCCCGTTCCTCGTTACCTCACCAGGCTAAGGGGTAGCGGGGTCTCTCCCTACATCCCTCAGCCGCCCCGTGTGTCCCTAACCCTAACCGAAGCACTTCTTTCTCACACTCCAGTCGTGCTACTTGCTCCCAGACctgcctcccccctcctcctctgtgaCCGCGCCCTCACATGGCACCTAACAGAACAGAGCAGCAGGGCTGTGGGGCAAATACCACAACCAACTCACCTGGGAAGGCAAGACCGTCCTCGACTTGGCGCACGGAGCTGTGGGTGGGCCTCACGGGCGCGAGGGCAGCCTGGCACTCCGTCATGTCGTACTGCCCTGAGCCCAGCTCCTCCTTGGGGAACAGCTCGCTCTGACTCACCTCCTGCGGTATTTCAAGACAAACTCGGTGCCTCTTTGTCCCGATGCGGTGCTTGGCAAGGCTGCAAGGAGAAGGGCAGACTCTTTAAGAGCCCCTGACACAtcggctcacacacacacattcacacacgaCCTGAAACAAACAGCCAGAGCCCGTCAGGCCTGAGACTGGAGACATCACCTCCGCAAGCCTGTTCTATCCAACACAGTTGTATCAGCACCCACCTTGCCTGTATGTGACCCTCGCTCCAGCAAACTAAGGCCCCCGTGGAGGTGCTATCCCTCCTGGGCGGCAGCCACAAAGAAGGGCCTGAACACCTCACTGAGGATTCTGGAGCCTGTCCCAAGAAGAAAATTCCCTCAGCGGAGGCTTAAACACCCCACTCAAAAGCAGCCTCCTGGCAGGTTATGGAGCCGCCTGGACCGCCCACCCCAAGCAACTGGGCCCTGAGGGCTGTAGGTTACCTCCTCTTCGTGTcaccctcctctccatcctcaaGCGCTTCCATGTCCTCCTCCGGGCACTCCTCCTCATGCCGGGCTCTCGGCAGCAGCTCGCTCTCCTGAAGGAACTCGGCCGCTTCTGGAGTGGGCAGGGTGTGGTCGATGACTGTGCTGTCCTTCCCAGCTTTCCAGAGTTTGTACCTCTCTGGCTGGAACTTCCTCACAAACACATCCATGGAGATCTTCACCATGTCCTTCCTGCAGGAGCACTGTCACAAGGCACCAGAGGGGCCTCAGGTGAGCACGCGCTCCCTGCTTCCACCGGACCCCagctcccatctcctccctccaAGTGGAAAAAAACACAAGACAGCTCAAAGCTGAACTCTTCTGGGTTCACAGGCTGAGGGCATAACACCCTTGCTGGAGTCTCCAAATGagaaaggaagcagggaaaaagggCGGAGAACGCATGGCACTGGGGCAAGTCCACCCAGGCACCGAGAGGGCACGTGGAGAGCTGGTAGAGATGCAGTTCAGCACTTAGACCCTGTACGGTCAACGTCCACCTTCCCTTTGATTTCTCTCCAAGCCAGGACCACGTGAGCAAGTCAACTCCTGGCCAAGCATCCAGCCCTGCTGCTTCCCTAGAGCAAAAGGAAATCCCTAAGAACTCCTCAACAGACAAATCCCACGGTGACTAAAGCAAGAAACAGCGCTGGGTGTGGGTGTGGTTTTAATGCTCAGTGGACTCAAGCATGGAAACTTCATTTTATACGTGCCCAAtctgaagaaatttttaaatcactCTGTGAACACAAGATGCTGGCACTTTTGCACATTCCCTGCCACTTTGTTTCTGAATTCCAGCTGCTCAAAGAAATGTTCTAAATGCCCGCCAGTGTATCTAAGAGTGTGTTCAACCAGTCATTGTTAGATGTGGTTATTACAGAGAGAAACCATGCAGACTCACCAGCACAGCTTGTTTGCCATACTCGATCCACCGCCGGGTGGCAAAATTGGTAGACTCGGCACAGTTGAAGCCGTGGTTGAAGCCAGCATGGTACCCATAAGGAAAAGTGATCATAAATTCTCCAGCTTCCTGAGTCACCTGAACAAGAGCAGACTTGGAGCAGCTGCAGCAAATGGCAGAAGTCTCCAGACCTGGAACCCTGGGCTCCAGCTCTGTCGTGCTTTAGCTATGTGACCACGGAcaagccataaaactcctgggGACCTGGTGTCCTCTGTGACATACAAAACCCTCACATATCAGACGCCATGACTATAATTAATGATTCCTCCAAATTAACTCTGCTCAAGGGGGTGCgaccctcctctgtccccaggaaGGTAGTTGCCCACCTTTAATGCACTGAAATCAGTGTCTACCAGGTCCATACCTGGGACAGAGGATCGACCAGAATAAAGCTCCTCTGTGAAACAGACCGCAAAGGGTGGTTTCCATGTACGCCTAAGGACCACTGTGTGCAAAACCTGCTCACCTTGTCGAAGGGAATGCCGTACTTCTTTAGCATTAAAGGAGAAATCAAAGTCATCTTATGTCGGAGAAAAGCCTCACAGCTTTGAGCACTGCCTGGGAAAAAGCCTGTTGAATTGAAAACGGGGACAGTTAATACACAGCTCCATGCTGCCTCTGTAAGCCCGGAGTCGCTTCACACTTGGGTGTCTCATCTGAATGATAAGGAGGATGAATCACCAATGTGATCTCCATGGATCCCTCTAGCTCCAGGGCCAATCCTAAGATTCTACAACAAGCCTCTGGGCTGTCTCTCTTGCAGGCTGGGTCATCAAATTCTGTTTGGGGGATCGCCCCGGCTACCTCTGTTCTTATAAAAAGCCTCGAAACTATTTAGAGCTGCTCTTCATTCACCTGTATCCTCCACCCTTTGTCAGTAACACATCTACAGTGCACATTAACCAAGCTCTTGTGAAACAGACTCCCTAGAGGGACAAATTTACTaaagtttacttaaaaagaaCCAGAGcataaaataattcaattttgAATTTAACACTTGGGTTTTAGGGAAAAGAACCCAGTACAAATAGTATCCTTGGCCAAATAAACCCATGCATGATAAAACTTAGACAAAGGCAGTCTAAGAATTACTAATTCCCTTCCAAGGACAAAATGGGGAAAGGCTCCGATTTCAGTTGCTCTGCTATGGGGATCAGCCTACCTCACCCCTCAAATGCAGGCCTGTGAAAGGACAAGTAAGACTCTGACCACAGAAAGTGGACATCTAGAGCAATGAGTGCAGCTCACAGGAGGGTCTGCCCCAGCACCGAGGAGACAGCGTACCTTTGGCCAGGCGCTCCAAACGCTTTCCGTGCTCGGGTGGGACAGAGTACCTGCAATCACACAAAAGCACTGGCCACTGAGCAGGACAGTACAGGAGCCAAGGGGCCTGCTCCCACTCCCAAAACAGCTCAAAGTAACGGAGTTTTCAACTTCCCAACTACCAAAACTAGACAGGAATATGGAGAAATATTAGATTATTTGGGCAAGGAGTGGGGCACCCACATAAAAGCAGaagcaattttctttcttttacattcGTCCATTTAACAAGACATTTATTGGACATCTACCGTGAACCAGGATTTACCATGTGCATTCATTGTTGCTTTCCTTTTAATGTTGTTGgtgcaataaaattaaaaaaaaaaaaaaaaaagcacagcacTAAAGTGCTCTTGGTAGAGCCTCAAAGACCTAACTGGGGTGGCACAGAGGAATAGTCGAAAACTAGGTGAAGATGGATTCGACACCAGATCTGGCCCCATACCTGCTGATAAACCCATTTTCCCTTCTCCACAACAGCTACACTGATTACCCAATCACTCACTACTCACTCCTCTACCCTCTTGGGTATCTATCTAGACACCAAAGAactcttcattaaaaaatgacagaaaaaaaaaaaaaaacacatataagACTATTTAAAACTTTTGCAAAACTGTTAAATTGTATATTCTGGAACTCACAGTAAGTCTATTTGAACCTCTATAATCAATTCTAAAGATTACTCCACAACAGCAAAACCTTCCCATCCTAAACAgctttattataaaacaaaacagatgagGGGCTGAGAAAATGCCTGTCCCCTAAAGGAGTCGGATCTATCGGGGACCTTGCACAGAAGTCTCTGGAGGCCTCACTTCAGATGACCTCAAGAGGGTACGCAGGGACGGGAAAACCTCTcaacaggaaaacagaacaagCAGCTTCAGGGAACAAGCAGTAAACGTGGTGCAGACACAAAAGCCAGAGGTTCTAGAGGTTGAGCCATCCAAGGAAGGAACCGGGACAGTAGTCGGGGGGGAGTCACAGGCTCCAAAGGGCTTCCCCCCTCAAGGATGGAAAATGTGACACAGTtgacagaaaagaaaaccccTAGGAAAGGATGTGGCTGAAGAAGTTAGAGAAGGAATGAAGGTGGATGCAGTCTCCCTGACTCCCCATGACCAGCCACGGTGTCCCCTCCGGCCTCCTCGCTCCTCCACCTTATACATGGCACCCAAACCAAAGGGACTTCCTTCCTCTCATCACTAAAGACATCAAGCTCGCTCTCAACTTAGTCTTTGCAGGTGTTGTTGTAGCCACACAGACACACTTCCCCCGGTCCCCTTCTAACCCACCACCAACCCCCTGAACCACATCCTCATCTGCAAGGTCACCTCTTTCAGGGGAGCCTTCTCCAATTCCCACGCTCACGCACCTTCCCATGTGGACCTGTCGCACCCACTGTTCCCCATCAGAGCTCCTTTCCCACCTTCCATCTCCTAACCAGTCTCCCACCTGTGTGAGGGTGGGCACCTCATCTGTCTTACGCTCTGAAGGCAGCACCTTCACTAACATGCCGAGATGGAGATGGGTGGGCGCAGGGAGAGACCAGAGAACCAATCTTTGTCTCGCAGGCCAGACTGCAGCCATAGTGAAGAGCAGGGAGCATACACTGAGTGGCCTTGCATCTTGAGTTAAGCACACACTGCTGCtcaccaaatattttttccatgaGGAAAAGAAAGCTTTCTATCATCTGAAGGAGTGACTCCAGTCTTGGAAATCTGCCTCTAAGAAAAGCCTCAGGCCtgctcaaaaaaagaaattagaaagcaGAGGGAGAGCCTGGGAGAGCCTCTGTGGCTCTCAGTAACTCAGCCACCTTCTGTTTTCATACAGTGGTATTAAGGGCCCtgccctcaaacacctgctactCAAAGGGCAGTGGGAGCACCAGAGCTCCAATTGCACCTCACTGCTTGAAAATCAGGATAATATGCAAAATGCCAGTCCCACCCCAAGCCTGTCaaaccagaatctgcattttgccTCGATCCCATGGTGTTTCCTGTGCACAAGACAGTTGAGAAGCTGCAGTGCCAACTGTAGGCCAACTTTACCAGGATTTAGGTTCTCCGAAGTGCAGGTAATTGATACTGTACAAGTCCATGTCTTCGGTGTGCCAGGCAAAGGATGTCTTCCACATGCCGAAGTACAGGTAGGGGGTGTTCACACCCTCGATGGTGATCCCACTCTCCTTTTCCACCAAGTCCAGGATTGTTTTCAAACGGCCAATATTCCACTCATCAATATGCTGCAAAGGAAATGACGGACCAGGGCAAATTATTACACTGAATATAAACTGAGGCTCTGAACCTACCAATCACAGAGTGGATCACAGGTGAGCTGTCACTTGTAACAAAGACCTAGATTAATGTGGAAACTGCATGGACATGAAGACCACAGCACCCCTCATTCCCAGTGCAAAGCCACCGCTGGAACTGAGGCCCACTGTACCCCTGAAGGACAAATACCACTTGCTGAACAACACTAAACAccagtaaatgaaaaataaaaaaggaggtGACAGCAAAAGGAAGCATCGGAACAGACGCTAAAGAAACTCAAGTCAAAAGAGGAAAGAACTCTCAAAGCATAAAAGACACAAAATGTGGAAATTAGCTATACCAATATGTGACCTGTCTAGCCCTAATTTCCACTGGGCAGTGTCTTCAGTAAGTCTACAATGTCACGTCCTTACCCTGAGTCGTACTGGTCAGTGGCAGCGAGGAGCCCACTTTCTCTGTATGTCTGGACTCGAGCCTTCCAGCTCCACTTCCCACCACCCAAAAACACCCTCACCAACAAAACTGGAAGCCACTTCTTGTACACCTTCATTTCAATAATTTACAAAAACATTAAAGTAATCAGAGGGATAATCCCTGAAACACCCTACAGGTTTTTTAATCATCTTAAAATGGTCCCAGATATTCCTTCCTTGTACCGTATCTAAGGCGGTTCTTTATGCCAAAAAGCACTACATCCTAAGCCAAAGAAATTTGTTAAAACAGATTTTGCTACAGAATCTTGTTTGAGGATTCTAAAAACCTAAATATGTTTCTCTCCTTAAATGCATACTCCTTTCATTATATTAGTCAgcgatccttttttttttcccccagaaaccgCTCTGCCCTCCTCCAACATTTCATTTACTGCGATCCCACCCTTTCCAGAACCCATCCACTACCACCCACGGACTCTTCTAACAGCCCTTGCAAAGAACACCATATCATCCAATTCACCTTTAGAGTGGGAGAAGTAAAATTCAGTCACATGCAAAAGTACCCATAATTAAGAGAGCACAGCATTCCTCTGTCCAAACGCCCATTCAGCAAAACAGCTTTGAGGTGCCTACTGCACGCTGGGCAGATAAAAATGGGATTACATTACAAAACTGCACAAATGCTGCAGAGTTTCCAGTGAGTCTCACCTTTTCATAGAGAGTGCCATTCACATCTGCACCATAGATTGGGGGATTGAATGTGAGGTTTTTCCAGTATTTCCGTTCAAGCTCTTCAAACTCACTATAGCGTGGGGTACAGTACCTTTcaaaagtgggagaaaaaaaagtgtTAGCCACTTACAAGGGACTAAATTCATTAGGCATTATGAACAGCACAAGATACAATCCCTTGTCCCACGGATACCAAGACAATTTCAAATGAACGACACATAACCTTGGCCTTCAAGGTTCCAATACCCAGTAACTCCTTCAACATCCCTTCCATGAGTTCTGGGCCCAAGGAAGGTAACCTACACAAAGACGTGAGCCCATCGTCTTAAGAATTATCTCAACTCTTTCAAGACTCTACTAAAACTACACCCTGCTTAGTCAGCAGTGGCCTGGCCACCCAGGGAGAAAACAGGCTTAAAAATTTGTGAGAACCAAGAACTGCAAATCCCTGCATATCCACAGACAGCCAAAACCCTCCAGCACATGGAGAGCTGAGGCCCTGGAAGAGTATTCACTTCCCTGCGCTGTGAGGAAGCAGCTCCCAGAGGGCTCACTTGTCTCGTCACTGCTACCTTCCTGGCCCCCTGTGTGGTGACTAACATTCAATCAATAACCATtcctgaaaacaaaatattttaatagaaatataaaacagtcctaaaaacataaaaagagggttttgccagaaatagactcacagacatagaaaacaaactgtggtttaCCAGGGGCGAAAAGCggggagggacagattaggagAGTTTGGgaataacagatacacattactatagataaaacagataaacaggaatctactgtgtagcacagggaactctactcaatttcttgtaatgagctgtaatggaaaagattctgaaaaaacatacttgtatgtgtatgtataactgaatcactttgctgtacaagaaactaacactgtaaatcgactatatgtttataaaaaataagaataaaaaaatatatagggtTTTGCATATCATGTCCCTAGTGCAATACACATCTATATGTATgcacacgcactcacacacaaCTATCTATACCTCTAACTGTACATAAAGCCTTTGAAAATATCTATGCTCTTTAAAGCTCAATAATATTGAGAATCTGCTCCCTATGAAAATTAATATGCAGCAATTTAAAAAGAGTAATATGTAAACCTAACAGGTATTTGAAAATGCACACTCTAACTCAAATGGCCAAAAATGAGTGGATAAGGAGTGGAAGTGAAGACCAAAATGAAATTGTGTAGAGATAGTGGGATAAGTGTGTGGGGGGGAGCAACTTACTTTAAATATTGCCTTACATTTTGATGTCAATCTAATGAACAAAAAAGTTGAGAACTCTCAAGTTCCCTATGAAATATAAATAACTACTTCCAACTGATCTGCTTTATAAATTTAGATTTTACCTACTGGGTTTTCTTAGAGCTGGCAGACCATGCAGACAGAAATCAAGGGCAACAACTGGCTGTATTCCGGCTGAAGAGAAAAGACACAGGACTGGTTCACTTAAAAAGAGGGTATTATCCTGAAAGAAGGTAAGGCCGAGTGTGGC carries:
- the KDM4A gene encoding lysine-specific demethylase 4A isoform X2, whose protein sequence is MASESETLNPSARIMTFYPTMDEFRNFSRYIAYIESQGAHRAGLAKVVPPKEWKPRASYDDIDDLVIPAPIQQLVTGQSGLFTQYNIQKKAMTVREFRKIANSDKYCTPRYSEFEELERKYWKNLTFNPPIYGADVNGTLYEKHIDEWNIGRLKTILDLVEKESGITIEGVNTPYLYFGMWKTSFAWHTEDMDLYSINYLHFGEPKSWYSVPPEHGKRLERLAKGFFPGSAQSCEAFLRHKMTLISPLMLKKYGIPFDKVTQEAGEFMITFPYGYHAGFNHGFNCAESTNFATRRWIEYGKQAVLCSCRKDMVKISMDVFVRKFQPERYKLWKAGKDSTVIDHTLPTPEAAEFLQESELLPRARHEEECPEEDMEALEDGEEGDTKRSLAKHRIGTKRHRVCLEIPQEVSQSELFPKEELGSGQYDMTECQAALAPVRPTHSSVRQVEDGLAFPGELVVVFAPQPCCSVLLGAM